The Scatophagus argus isolate fScaArg1 chromosome 12, fScaArg1.pri, whole genome shotgun sequence genome includes the window TTAATACAACAATGAATGGACCAAGATACATTTGATCTTGAGTAAATCATTCAGTCAAACTTATTACAAAGCAGTAAAAGATCATTATGTTGGTGATCAAGTCAGTAACACCACCATTCTTTATGCAGAATGCACAATTCTGCTGTTAAGAGGGTATACTAACTTAATTGTGTATATATTGTATACAAATCTCTTCAAGTAAGAGCACATACTGCCTCTCCGATGTGTCCTCGAGGCAGTTCACGTGCTTCACTTGCTGTGGACTGTGAGTTCCCTCTCAGAGCTGACACTGGTGGAGGTCGTCTCTTTACGGCTGTCCCTCAACTTCCTCTCGCAGGTGGGAGAGGAGGACGTTGTGCACTCTTCCCAAGTCCGCAGAGGGAAGACTCGAGCGGTCATGCTGGGCAGTTGAGAGTGGGCGACAAAACGGCCCTCTGTAGTTGTGAAACAGCTTTCCACAGCAGAGCTCTGCCTGGGACGGCCCTGCTTGCAGAAGATTCCGCAAAGCAAAGCTAGGAATTCCTTCCTCACGCTACGGTGCATGTAACCGTAAATGTACGGGTGGAGGCagcactgcaaaaaaaagagcacaagGGCAACAGAGGACAGCCAAGGGGGTACAACTGTTCCGGGACTCATAGATATTGTATTCAGTATGCTGTAAGGCCCCATGCTGAGGATATATGAAGACATAATTACAAAAACTACACGAGCTGCTTTGCAGTGGTAGTGGAAACGTCTGTGCCTCACTCGAACGGGGTACCCCCTGGCTGTGTAGGGTCCATCAGGTGAACTGGCCTGCTGAGACTGAGGCTGGGGCTGCCGCTGTGGACTGCCAGGTCCCTGGAAGTCCTGAGGGCAGGGCTGGGAGTAGGATTGTGTCCGTATGGGGTGCACAAGTGCGTTTTGCCTCCGAGCTGCTCTGAACACCATCCAGTAACATCCGAGCATGATGAGCACAGGCAGCCAAAAGGAGAAAGTGGATACCACAGCAGAGTACGACAGGCTGGAGGACCACACCACTGAGCACATATTGTGATGGTGGTCAAAGTCAATGGCCCCCCAACCATAAAGGGGAGGAGTGCTCTGCAGTAAACTGAGCACCCAGGTGCAGATGATCAGGTTGGTGCCCAGGTGAGGGGTCATACGTGTGGGATAGGACAGAGGGTGGATGATGGCCAGGTAGCGATCCACAGAAACAACTATTATCGTGTTGACTCCAGCAAATGCAAAAAGGTGCATGAGCACCACCAGGGCCTGGCACAGTCGGGCATCCAGGGGCCACACACCTGGCACGGTGGCTGCAATGGCAAAGGGCATGACTAATATGGTCTGGAGTAGGTCTGCCAAGAGGAGGTTGAGGACGAAGCGATTGGCCACGTGAAGGAGCTGAGGCTTCCTCTGGAACACCAACAGAACCACCACATTCCcaaacaaggacacacacagtaTGAGAGATATGAGCACCATCTTCACCACACTGTTAGCAGTGGAGGACCAGGCTTGGTCTTGACTGGAGCTGGTGACGCCAGGCTCCCAAGGAACGTCAGTGCAATTAGTGCCCATACCGGAAACCTGAGAGCTTGGCATTGTTGTTCCAACAGGACGGCCAACGAGTACCCGCGTGGCCTCACATCCGGCAGAGTGCTGACACGAAGTCAACTTGGTCCCATCTTCATCAGCACAGTTAGAGGAGAGAAGACCAGCCCCggctttgtttgcttttcaggATGTCACAACAACAAGCCGCTATTATCCAGCTCATTCAGGTGCAGCAGCCAACATACGTCTGACATTGTTCTCGTATGCATCTCACCTAACATGGCATATATCATCCACTACATGTGAACACAGTCCAGGAGACTCATGTTTGAGTAGCCTGTAATGATGTTCTGCACTGATTCGTCCATCACCGTGATCAGCGATTAATCCCTGAACGTTTCACCCACTTAACAGGCCTTATTCTTCCTGCAGACCACATCTGCACAATGAAAAAATGGAATTTGACTGGCGACATAAATGCCGGTACCCTTCAAGCATCGAGTGGAAACGTCCAG containing:
- the gpr101 gene encoding probable G-protein coupled receptor 101; the encoded protein is MPSSQVSGMGTNCTDVPWEPGVTSSSQDQAWSSTANSVVKMVLISLILCVSLFGNVVVLLVFQRKPQLLHVANRFVLNLLLADLLQTILVMPFAIAATVPGVWPLDARLCQALVVLMHLFAFAGVNTIIVVSVDRYLAIIHPLSYPTRMTPHLGTNLIICTWVLSLLQSTPPLYGWGAIDFDHHHNMCSVVWSSSLSYSAVVSTFSFWLPVLIMLGCYWMVFRAARRQNALVHPIRTQSYSQPCPQDFQGPGSPQRQPQPQSQQASSPDGPYTARGYPVRVRHRRFHYHCKAARVVFVIMSSYILSMGPYSILNTISMSPGTVVPPWLSSVALVLFFLQCCLHPYIYGYMHRSVRKEFLALLCGIFCKQGRPRQSSAVESCFTTTEGRFVAHSQLPSMTARVFPLRTWEECTTSSSPTCERKLRDSRKETTSTSVSSERELTVHSK